The proteins below come from a single Phycisphaerae bacterium genomic window:
- the kaiB gene encoding circadian clock protein KaiB codes for MTADKDNKAKTAAADQSDTDRDFWELRLYVAGQTPKSLTAFANLKRICEEHLQGKYTIEVIDLLENPRLAQGDQILAIPTLVRKLPEPVRKIIGDLSNEERVLIGLDLRPR; via the coding sequence ATGACCGCCGATAAAGACAACAAAGCAAAAACCGCCGCCGCGGACCAAAGCGATACCGACCGCGACTTCTGGGAACTCCGACTCTACGTCGCCGGACAGACCCCAAAGTCCCTGACCGCCTTCGCAAACCTTAAACGAATCTGCGAGGAGCACCTCCAGGGCAAGTACACCATCGAGGTCATCGACCTCCTCGAAAACCCCCGGCTCGCCCAGGGCGACCAGATCCTCGCCATTCCCACTCTGGTCCGAAAGCTCCCCGAACCCGTGCGAAAAATCATCGGCGACTTGTCCAACGAGGAACGCGTCCTGATCGGCCTGGACCTGCGGCCCAGATAA